CCGGAGAGAGAAAGTCAACTCTCAACAAAGAGGGTAGAGAGACTAACTAATTAAGATAGTATTATCATGAGAGCATCAGGTGTGGTATCAAGTCAGTTCTGCGTCGGCATCTGATTTTCACCAACCGACGGTCGGACCACACCGTTTCAGCGTCGGTCCATCCGAAGTCTACTCCCACTCGACGCTGTGTTTGTTGGTATAAGTGGGTCCcaaattcaaatttatatccgttgctcttttttttttcttttttttcttcattttcCTCCATTTATGGTGGGTTTATGGTGGTGTTTTGCGACGTTAACAGAAACAGAAAAACAGTAGCGACAGGAGCATGTTTCGGTGGTCTGTGGTGGTGGTTTGCGACGGTTTTCGAACAGAaacatgagagagagagagagagagagagagagagagatggtggttGTCGATTAGGGTGAAGGTGGTGGAGGTGACTTCGGTGATGGTGGCCGAAGGTGGTGACGGTTTGAGCGGTTTAGGGTGGCGGTGGTAGTGATGGAGAGGGTGGCTTaaatttaatttgttttatataaaaattttttttatatagaaaatatttatttaaaaaaaatgataaaataaatgataaataataaatattttctCTTTCCAAGACACTGAACTGACATTCTTTCCAATTCTCCTGTTTTTTCACCAATGTCAGGTCAGTTTACAATGTCAGTCCAGTCAGCGtccagtcatcagcaagacactgaaaAGACACTGAACTAACACTGAACTGACGCGTCATCACACTCAGTGCTCTAAGGATCTCATGTCACAATAATCTAATTTAACCTTACAGTGAAATATCAtaattttttaattacaatttttaaagTCGTCGTGTTAACGTTCTTTAGTATATTATATGTAGCGGTTACTATTGGGTTGTTGATGGTTTTTATTGAAATATACGTATCTTTTTACATTTTAATACAAGTAAAAAACCATGTTAGATAAAATCTTAAATTTTAATATTTTATGCAATTTTATTTCGCCTTTTTTTTGTCGGTGGTCCCTTTATTATACACCAAAAAGCTAATAGCGTCCCTCCGATTTTTTTTGGTTAACATCTTTCCATTATCCATTCAGACATATGAGTCCTTCCGTCAACTATCCGTTAGAAATAGTATAATGAAAGGATGTTGTTAGCAAAAAAAAACCGAAAAGACGCAGTTAGCTTTTTGATGTATAATGGAAGCACTAACGAACAAAAAAGACTTTTATTTCTCTAAAACTTAAAAAATTTACATGAGTAGAAAATAGGTTACATACTTGCATTACAATTTTACAATGTAATATTAGTACTCTCAAACCAAATTTGCTTAAAAACCTTTATAATCAAGTCATGGTACTCATTAGAATTCAATGATAAATAACATGCAAGCAAATCTTCCAAGTCTTTTGAACTTTTCATATTATTCTCCAGTATCATCTCCACCATTGATTCTTTAAAATCCTTACCAGGATCCACCGATGTTTTCACCACTGCCATACTCTCCGACAAGCTCCGGCGACTTCCATAGCTTTTCCGGCCACCGTGGATCCCATGAACCTTAACCCGGTTCCCAATTCTTGGTGAATAACAATTTCCTTTGATCATTCTTCTATTCGGACTTCGTGTTTGTGTCGTAGATTTGTTGAAAATTTTATTTTGTTTATTACGTAATTTTGTTACGATTGGAGGGAGGTCATCTTTTCCATAAACGTCGTCGTTTGATGAGTTTGTTTTGCACGAACAAGTGACGGAATATTCGGGTGAGAATATGTCGGTAGAATCCATGGAAACGGAATCCGGTGTGACCCGTTTTTTCGGGCTACTGGGTCGTCTGTTTTTGGATGACTTTCTTGGCGGGTCGGGTGATCGGGTAACGGTTTTCGGTTCGGGTTCGATTACATCTCTAGTAAAGTAGTATGATTTTCTTTGGTCAACGGAGGACGTTTGTGGTGACGACGTCGTTATTGGTTGTTTTTTGGTTATTTTATTACTCGCTTTCTTTGAATTGTAAAACCAAGAACTTGGTAACATACTTGAGATTCTGAACTTATGGTTACCCATTTGGATAATGGGTCAACCGGGTGGGTTTTTGATCGATATTTGAAGTGTTGTTTTATAGAGAGGTTTAGGTTTAGTATTGAAAATGGAAGAGTTTTGTGAGTGAAGTGTAGAGATGAAGATAAATAGGGAGTGGAAAGATGTTGGGACAAATTATGGTGAAAAAAGTCTAAGAAAAAGACAAAAAGAGGTAAAGTGGGACCCACGTATAGGAAAGGTGGGGCCTTAAGATGCTAAATAGGTAACGTTAAATTGGCGCTAATTGTTGATTAGGGTCGAGGGTTGGTATAGTAAGCTACGTAACGAATGGGAGTAGTTGTTAGCTAAATGATAAAATTAGAAAGATAAGTTTACTTGATGGTTCAGGTGATATGAATTCATTAAACAACTTTCAACCATGAATTCATGACATAAAAAAGTTTACTTGTCAACTCCAAGTCACATTAGCACTTTCTAGAAGACTAAAAAGGTGCTAAACTATTGTTATTCATTACTAAATAAGTGAAAAAATATATAACCAACAAGATATTGAAAGATCATGGTAATAGATTTGGTTGTCGTGGTTTGCTGGATACTAATCAAGTAGAAAGTGACTTGAACGGAGGAGTGTTCAACATTTACTTCCAAACCGATTAACACCAAATTTCAACCCAGGTAACAATAAAAACAAAATCCAATACAGCATATGTGTTTTATGGGGTTCGGTTCGGTTTGAATTAGATTTTCAAatgtaaatttaatttaattttcaaTTCGGTTTTATTTTTTGATTCGGTTTAACCAAAATCAAACTGAAATAAactatattaaattattaatatatatatgaaaaaatTACGCAATTTATCCCTCATGTTCACTCAAAACTTCATATTTGACATTAATATTTGTTTTGTATGTGCTTCGTCACCCAACTATACAAATATTGCATGGTTGGTCACTTCGTTTAATCTCATCATGGTGTATGGACGCTTATACCCTCACATGTAAAACATGTGAGTATACTCTCAACATAAATCAGACAAACGTCAGACAAAGTGACCTATCATGCAATTTTTACATAGTTGGGTGACCAATCACGTACAAAACAAACATTAGTGGCAACCATGAAATTTCGGGTGAACATGAGGGACCAACCgcgtaattttttatatatatgtagacAAAATATATCGATTAAAATCAAAAGTCTAAAACATCGATATGTTATGATTATTTTTGGTTaaattataattttatgagatttttcatttttaaccGAAATCGAAATGAATTCGTATTCGGTTTTTTGTTCGATTTCAGTTTTAAAATATGATTCGGTTTCGCTTTTGATTTTCGATTTTGCTTTAAAAAGTTTCAAAATCAAACATCGAAAACGTTAAAAATCGGACAAATGAACACCACTACCCCCTAGTTGAACATAATTAAGGAGTTGATCGATTATCAACTGTGCAAACCTAATCGTGAATCAAAGTCAGCTGAGCGTGGGTAGACATATCAGTGTCTCAAATATACTTTCGAAATATAGAGTAAACAAATGTAGGTATTTTTTATAGTTGAAACATAGTAGAAATAGGGTTTGTACTTGAAAGTTTCTAACTTACGTGCCTAATATGTTGACGTAGACTCATTTGATGAGCCAATAAATTTTGAAAATCGGGTCCGAACTTTTTAGAGCTTACACGTCAGAAACGGGGTGTGACAAGCTTGAGTTACAAATGTACGAATTTGTTGTTTGGGTCACCCATACACCAACATATGTTCATAAGCATTTCAATGTCGGATAATCCAGATTCTGAACGCAATATTTTTTTATTCTCAATACGGGATGTTGCTAAACTGATTATAAATTCAGACGTTATAATCGTTTGAGGTAGTGCGAGTGATGTGTAGTTGTGGAGAAAATTTTGTTTACGTGAGGGAAATGGGCGTTTGTTATGGTAATCATGTGATGGAGTGTTATAAAAGGTTGTAGATAACGTGATAAATTATGATTGGAATGTAAAGacaaaataaataaatgataaccAACAATCACAAGTCATGACTTTTCGTTCTGATGCCCCGTTAATTTATGCTTTACGCCTCAAATAACGTCCCCACAACAAGCGACGTGAGCGTTGTTGGGCTGCCATATCACGCAACATATATCAAGCAATGCCCATTTTGAAATGCAACGAATGGTCTTAGAATATGATTTTCTCTTTCCGAACCCATTATTGGATAATAATTGTATGTTGCAGTGTAATTGTAATTGCGTCATGATTTATAGATTGTTGTTTCTCGATGGTCAAAGTAAATTTTTTAAATGTATAATATGAAAACTAGTGTCATGATTTATAGATGTTGTTTCACGACGATGAAAGTTAATTTTTGGATGTATCctatgagaatatatatatatatatatatatatatatatatatatatatatatatatatatatatatatatatatatatatatatatatatatatatatatatatatagtggcggAAGCAGGATTTTTCTTCACCGGTGgcgaattatttttttttaaaccgtagcaacttttttgggcaaaatacggagtttttgggacaaaaattggaagtttttaggcaaaattttgaggtttttggataaaatttgaaggtttgtgggcaaaatttgaagggtttggagcaaaatttagagaattgtgggcaaaatttaaaggttttgaggcaaaatatgtaggttttggggcaaaaaaaaaattcaaatttttacactaaaatttcgaaatcgactgggggcgggcgccccctgCCCCCCCTCTAAAttcgcccatatatatatatatatatatatatatatatatatatatatatatatatatatatatatatatatatatat
This genomic stretch from Rutidosis leptorrhynchoides isolate AG116_Rl617_1_P2 chromosome 11, CSIRO_AGI_Rlap_v1, whole genome shotgun sequence harbors:
- the LOC139877664 gene encoding transcription repressor OFP1-like gives rise to the protein MGNHKFRISSMLPSSWFYNSKKASNKITKKQPITTSSPQTSSVDQRKSYYFTRDVIEPEPKTVTRSPDPPRKSSKNRRPSSPKKRVTPDSVSMDSTDIFSPEYSVTCSCKTNSSNDDVYGKDDLPPIVTKLRNKQNKIFNKSTTQTRSPNRRMIKGNCYSPRIGNRVKVHGIHGGRKSYGSRRSLSESMAVVKTSVDPGKDFKESMVEMILENNMKSSKDLEDLLACYLSLNSNEYHDLIIKVFKQIWFESTNITL